The following are encoded together in the Bacillus sp. V2I10 genome:
- a CDS encoding TRAP transporter small permease, with translation MQTVKKRADQVIAIITSSLLAFMVLIAIWQVFTRYVLNSPSTLSEEILRYSLIWVSMLGAAYAFGQKKHIAIEFIVEKLPKNKALIVSVIIEVLVLSFAVLVMFIGGSRAAAITMAQSSAALGIPMGYIYLSLPVSGVLIIGYSLLSIYEAVSKRKVELYSDDLEAVSKSQIEG, from the coding sequence ATGCAGACAGTTAAAAAGAGAGCAGATCAAGTCATAGCTATTATTACAAGTTCACTTCTTGCGTTTATGGTTCTCATCGCCATATGGCAGGTCTTCACAAGATACGTTTTGAATTCTCCAAGCACGCTTTCAGAAGAGATTTTGAGGTATTCGCTGATTTGGGTTTCCATGCTTGGAGCAGCATATGCATTCGGTCAAAAGAAGCATATTGCGATTGAGTTTATTGTAGAAAAGCTGCCAAAAAACAAAGCCCTTATTGTAAGCGTCATCATTGAAGTTCTTGTCCTTTCATTCGCTGTTTTGGTCATGTTCATTGGAGGTTCACGGGCTGCAGCGATTACAATGGCCCAGTCATCAGCTGCGCTCGGAATTCCAATGGGGTACATCTATCTTTCCCTTCCAGTCAGCGGGGTCTTAATTATCGGCTATAGTCTTTTAAGTATCTATGAAGCGGTTTCAAAGAGAAAGGTAGAATTATATTCCGATGATTTAGAAGCAGTCTCAAAATCGCAAATCGAAGGTTAA
- a CDS encoding TRAP transporter substrate-binding protein, which produces MRILLALMAVCIISAGILSGCSSRAAGDDKTVMMRLAHNQSETHPVHKSLTEFARLVEEKTDGTVKVQLYPNGQLGAEREVIELTQTGAVDFAKVSASALESFSDVYSLFSLPYLFDGRDHYYSVMNSDIVKGIYKSSEEIGFRGITFYDGGSRNFYTKNKPIMHPDDLKGLKIRVQPSATAINMIELMGGSPTPMSFGEVYTALQQGVIDGSENNETALTDNNHGEVAKQYSYTEHALVPDILIMNHSKWKELDEEQKQAITEAAEESTEYHKAVWNQSIEKAVENAKKKGVKFSNPDKEPFRKAVQPQHEEFAKKESTAKYYKEIRAAAKEKE; this is translated from the coding sequence ATGAGAATATTATTAGCGTTAATGGCTGTCTGCATAATATCGGCTGGAATATTATCAGGGTGCAGCAGCAGAGCAGCTGGTGATGATAAGACCGTAATGATGAGGCTTGCTCATAATCAAAGCGAAACACATCCTGTTCACAAATCTTTAACTGAGTTTGCAAGATTAGTAGAAGAAAAAACGGATGGAACGGTTAAGGTCCAGCTTTATCCAAATGGACAGCTTGGAGCTGAGCGCGAAGTAATTGAACTGACACAAACAGGGGCGGTTGATTTTGCCAAGGTCAGCGCAAGTGCTTTAGAAAGTTTTTCTGATGTTTATTCTTTGTTTAGTCTGCCTTATTTGTTTGATGGAAGAGATCACTATTACAGTGTGATGAACAGTGATATCGTGAAAGGAATCTACAAGTCTTCAGAAGAGATTGGTTTTAGAGGAATTACTTTTTATGACGGAGGTTCCCGGAATTTCTATACGAAAAATAAACCAATCATGCATCCAGATGATCTAAAAGGGTTAAAAATCCGTGTTCAGCCTAGTGCAACAGCCATAAACATGATCGAATTGATGGGCGGGTCTCCGACACCGATGTCTTTTGGAGAGGTCTATACTGCCCTTCAGCAAGGGGTAATAGATGGTTCGGAAAATAATGAAACCGCTTTAACAGATAATAATCACGGAGAGGTTGCCAAGCAGTACTCTTATACAGAACATGCTTTGGTGCCGGATATTTTAATTATGAATCATTCAAAATGGAAGGAATTAGATGAGGAGCAAAAGCAGGCAATTACTGAGGCTGCTGAAGAATCAACCGAGTATCATAAAGCAGTCTGGAATCAGTCAATTGAAAAAGCTGTCGAGAATGCCAAGAAAAAAGGTGTCAAGTTCAGTAATCCGGATAAAGAGCCATTTCGAAAAGCTGTGCAGCCTCAGCATGAGGAGTTTGCAAAAAAAGAATCTACAGCAAAGTACTATAAAGAAATTCGTGCAGCAGCAAAAGAGAAAGAGTGA
- a CDS encoding LacI family DNA-binding transcriptional regulator: MSVTIKDIARESGVSYSTVSKALNDSPLVKPDTKKKVLEAARTLGYSPNFAAKNLVSKKSRTIGLVWPAIDRIALTALVSKINEIVTNKNYFMILSVNAADKAVEMFKSFQVDGVMIFEEGGETQLHSNMASSVPILSYGVSGDNAYPIIDVNHKKAIQKAVAHLNDLGHSKISYIGDLSPFDRRQAEKLKGYHKGMEEAKLPVTEESICNTKGLSWYDGYLAAKELLQYKNKPTALISGSYDISVGILRAVKELNLRIPEDLSLLSYDNIPQMASLETELTSVGVPIDLLAETMVDSLLSLIDQPGSVSLIQMMEPEIVIRKSAQKK, encoded by the coding sequence ATGAGTGTAACGATAAAAGATATTGCCCGGGAATCAGGAGTAAGCTATTCAACTGTCTCTAAGGCCTTGAATGACAGTCCTCTTGTAAAGCCGGATACAAAGAAAAAGGTTTTAGAAGCAGCACGGACTTTAGGGTACTCTCCCAATTTTGCCGCAAAAAATCTTGTTTCTAAAAAAAGCAGAACGATAGGTCTTGTATGGCCTGCAATTGACCGAATAGCCCTTACTGCCCTAGTATCGAAAATAAATGAAATCGTGACAAATAAAAATTATTTTATGATTCTATCTGTTAATGCAGCTGACAAAGCGGTAGAAATGTTTAAAAGCTTTCAGGTTGACGGCGTCATGATTTTCGAGGAAGGCGGTGAAACTCAGCTGCATTCCAATATGGCCTCATCCGTTCCCATCTTGTCCTACGGGGTTTCAGGAGACAATGCCTATCCTATTATCGACGTCAATCATAAAAAAGCGATTCAAAAAGCGGTTGCTCACCTAAACGATCTGGGTCATTCAAAAATAAGCTATATTGGGGACTTATCACCCTTTGACAGACGACAGGCAGAAAAGCTCAAGGGATATCATAAAGGAATGGAAGAAGCTAAACTTCCTGTAACCGAAGAAAGCATCTGCAATACGAAGGGATTAAGCTGGTATGATGGCTATCTTGCTGCAAAAGAACTGCTGCAGTATAAAAACAAGCCAACAGCTCTTATAAGCGGAAGCTACGATATCAGTGTAGGGATCCTAAGAGCCGTAAAGGAGCTAAACTTGAGGATTCCAGAGGATCTTTCCTTACTTTCATATGATAATATCCCGCAAATGGCGAGCCTTGAAACAGAGCTAACAAGCGTAGGTGTTCCAATTGATCTCCTGGCTGAGACAATGGTTGATTCCCTCCTGTCTTTAATCGATCAGCCTGGTTCTGTCAGCCTTATTCAGATGATGGAGCCTGAAATCGTGATCCGGAAATCGGCACAGAAAAAATAA
- a CDS encoding histidinol phosphate phosphatase domain-containing protein: protein MRVDYHVHLEEGPYTSNWLKKTYQNLLIGEHFSPEEKSSKQWAAQSVQKLSERMIKGAYDPSWLDLYLENAKRKGIKEVGIVDHLYRFTDCRKYFEKNMQLDESPIGRMQKQWLNLVMTESMDHFAESISRNKEKWAKQGVQLKIGIEADYFEDDEEDLFALLCKHDWDFINGSVHFINGWGFDNPKTIDEFENYEVHELYETFFRIVEKAIRSDLFDYISHLDNIKVFGYRPHNDLLLPMYKRIVKAIKEMDAATEVNAGLFYRFPVKEMCPSEPFLHLLIENEIPLLLSSDAHFPEDIGAFLDENMEMLINKGVKEIATFDKRKRIMKPLPIRDPH, encoded by the coding sequence ATGAGAGTTGATTATCACGTTCATCTTGAGGAAGGTCCGTATACATCTAATTGGCTGAAAAAAACCTATCAAAACCTTCTTATAGGAGAGCATTTTTCGCCAGAAGAAAAATCCTCGAAACAATGGGCTGCCCAATCCGTGCAAAAGTTATCTGAAAGAATGATAAAAGGAGCTTATGATCCAAGCTGGCTTGATTTATATCTTGAAAATGCGAAAAGAAAAGGAATCAAAGAAGTCGGGATTGTGGATCATTTATATCGTTTTACAGATTGCCGAAAGTATTTTGAAAAGAACATGCAGCTTGATGAAAGTCCGATCGGCCGCATGCAAAAGCAGTGGTTAAATCTAGTCATGACCGAAAGCATGGATCATTTTGCGGAATCCATTTCAAGAAATAAAGAAAAATGGGCCAAGCAAGGTGTGCAGTTAAAGATAGGAATAGAAGCAGACTACTTTGAGGATGATGAAGAGGATTTATTTGCATTGCTTTGCAAGCATGATTGGGATTTTATTAATGGCTCTGTTCATTTTATCAATGGATGGGGATTTGATAATCCTAAAACGATCGATGAGTTTGAAAATTATGAGGTACATGAATTATATGAAACATTCTTTAGAATTGTGGAAAAGGCCATCAGAAGCGACTTGTTTGACTATATTTCCCACCTGGATAATATTAAAGTTTTCGGCTACCGTCCCCATAACGATCTTTTGCTGCCCATGTACAAAAGGATAGTAAAAGCTATAAAAGAAATGGATGCAGCTACAGAGGTTAACGCAGGGTTATTTTACCGATTCCCGGTAAAAGAAATGTGTCCAAGTGAACCATTTCTTCATTTATTAATCGAAAATGAGATTCCATTGCTTCTTTCTTCTGATGCCCATTTTCCAGAGGATATAGGTGCTTTTCTAGATGAAAACATGGAGATGCTGATTAATAAAGGGGTAAAGGAAATCGCTACTTTTGATAAGAGGAAACGGATTATGAAGCCACTTCCGATTAGGGATCCTCATTGA
- a CDS encoding DeoR/GlpR family DNA-binding transcription regulator — MKMNDRYKAIIRELEMKNKIGVADIAIKLNVTPETIRKDLSALEEKKKLRRIHGGAIQYLGVIKEPHFNKKVGIFHPQKKMIGEAAATFIMDGDLVALDVGTTTFQIASAIKEVKNVTIVTNSLAAAELLNSRIENRLFDGKVIVLGGVSNPLQRSISGSITNKLLEQFYFDKAFISCGGINKDGICDFNVEEATASSIMMKRSKQVIVAADSSKLNQRALFHIGPFSAIDCLITDQKMPVDWSKDPVIGDVDWITVGDANES, encoded by the coding sequence ATGAAAATGAATGATAGATATAAAGCGATAATCAGAGAACTGGAAATGAAAAATAAGATTGGCGTAGCAGATATAGCTATAAAATTAAACGTGACGCCTGAAACAATCAGAAAAGACCTGAGTGCACTCGAAGAGAAAAAGAAATTGCGCAGAATTCATGGGGGAGCCATCCAATATCTTGGTGTGATTAAAGAGCCTCATTTTAATAAAAAAGTCGGAATCTTTCATCCTCAGAAAAAAATGATAGGAGAAGCTGCGGCGACTTTTATTATGGATGGAGATTTAGTAGCTCTGGATGTCGGCACAACAACTTTTCAAATTGCAAGTGCTATTAAAGAAGTCAAAAATGTAACAATCGTGACCAATTCTCTGGCAGCAGCTGAACTATTAAATAGTCGGATCGAAAACAGGTTATTTGATGGAAAAGTCATTGTCCTCGGAGGTGTCTCCAATCCTCTGCAGCGTTCTATAAGCGGGTCCATAACCAATAAGTTATTGGAACAATTTTATTTTGACAAAGCCTTTATTTCGTGCGGGGGAATAAACAAGGATGGAATTTGTGATTTCAATGTAGAAGAAGCAACGGCTTCTTCTATTATGATGAAGAGATCAAAACAAGTAATTGTTGCAGCTGATTCTTCTAAATTAAATCAGAGGGCTCTTTTCCATATAGGGCCGTTCTCTGCTATTGACTGTCTGATTACTGATCAAAAAATGCCGGTTGATTGGTCTAAAGATCCAGTTATTGGTGATGTAGATTGGATAACTGTAGGTGACGCCAATGAGAGTTGA
- a CDS encoding metallophosphoesterase family protein has product MSNQDQQKGLDRRSFIKIGGMSTLALTLATTGLPGNLLTNTVHAEKEPDAKLHFNSDGKFKVVQFNDTQDDERIDRRTLELMEKVLDSEKPDFVVLNGDNIAGGCDTELEMKQALNNVAQPMEKRGIRWAVTFGNHDEDSTSKSGMDEKAMLQFYMNYKYNMNEPGENGLTGTGNMNLLIRHSKGNKAAFNLWLLDSGRYAPSQIAGQDFKGYPTWDWLRFNQVNWYYEQSKKIEKQYGYKVPSLVFIHIPLWEHRFMWHGGVDVRTQASHELAMAKHQITGERNEDECPGPVNGGLFSAMLERGDVKGVFCGHDHVNTYCGNYYGILLGYAGNTGFGTYGLSGAQRNRLRGARVFNLDENKEGGLVETHMVFAKDYGIDLTANDQSIDPLPLNTEETNS; this is encoded by the coding sequence ATGAGTAATCAAGATCAGCAAAAGGGATTAGACAGAAGGAGTTTTATAAAAATAGGCGGAATGAGTACACTCGCCTTAACACTAGCGACAACCGGCCTGCCGGGGAATTTATTGACGAACACTGTACATGCTGAAAAAGAACCGGACGCTAAGCTTCACTTCAACTCAGATGGAAAGTTTAAGGTCGTTCAATTTAATGATACTCAGGATGATGAACGTATTGACCGGAGAACACTTGAACTTATGGAGAAGGTTCTTGACTCTGAAAAACCGGATTTTGTGGTCCTGAACGGTGACAATATTGCTGGAGGCTGTGATACAGAACTCGAGATGAAGCAAGCTCTTAATAATGTTGCTCAACCTATGGAAAAAAGAGGGATTAGATGGGCGGTTACGTTTGGAAACCATGATGAAGACTCCACTTCAAAGAGCGGAATGGACGAGAAAGCGATGCTGCAATTTTATATGAATTACAAATATAATATGAACGAGCCAGGTGAAAATGGTCTTACTGGTACAGGCAACATGAACCTCCTCATTAGACATTCAAAAGGCAATAAAGCTGCATTCAATCTATGGCTTCTTGACAGCGGAAGATATGCTCCATCACAAATCGCCGGACAAGATTTTAAAGGTTACCCTACATGGGACTGGCTCCGTTTTAATCAGGTGAACTGGTACTATGAGCAATCAAAAAAAATTGAGAAGCAATACGGTTATAAAGTTCCATCACTCGTATTCATTCATATCCCTTTATGGGAGCATCGTTTTATGTGGCATGGAGGCGTAGACGTAAGAACACAAGCAAGCCATGAGCTTGCAATGGCAAAGCATCAAATCACAGGTGAACGAAATGAAGATGAATGTCCTGGACCGGTAAACGGCGGTTTATTTTCAGCTATGCTTGAGCGCGGAGACGTTAAAGGAGTTTTCTGCGGACATGATCATGTGAACACTTACTGCGGAAATTACTATGGAATTCTCCTTGGATATGCCGGAAACACAGGCTTTGGCACATACGGCCTTTCAGGTGCACAAAGAAATAGACTTCGCGGAGCACGGGTATTCAATTTAGATGAGAACAAAGAAGGCGGACTTGTTGAAACTCATATGGTTTTCGCTAAGGACTATGGAATTGATTTAACTGCGAATGATCAAAGTATAGATCCTCTGCCTTTAAATACTGAAGAGACGAACAGTTAA
- a CDS encoding twin-arginine translocase TatA/TatE family subunit: protein MLQNIGVPGLILILIIALIVFGPSKLPEIGRAFGNTLREFKNSTKDIMSEEKEDNSSSK, encoded by the coding sequence ATGCTGCAAAATATAGGTGTCCCTGGACTAATCCTTATTTTGATTATCGCTCTTATCGTATTTGGACCTTCGAAGCTGCCGGAAATCGGCCGTGCATTTGGAAATACATTAAGAGAATTTAAGAACTCAACAAAGGATATCATGTCAGAAGAAAAAGAAGATAACAGCAGCTCCAAGTAA
- the tatC gene encoding twin-arginine translocase subunit TatC — MNNKELSFVNHLGELRKRFIFVLVAFAVFLFGSFLFVQEIYEWLVRDLSHNLAVLGPSEILWVYFTIAGVIAIALTIPIAAYQTWLFVKPALTDKERKTALAYIPGLFTLFAAGLSFGYFIVYPLVLNFLISLSEGHFETMFTAEKYFKFMINLTLPFGLLFEIPLIAMFLTSIGVINPMLLSKARKISYFSLTLIAIFITPPDLISDILVIVPLFVLYEISVSLSKFVYRKKQQKRSETMIPLKKTS, encoded by the coding sequence ATGAACAATAAAGAGTTATCTTTTGTCAATCACCTGGGGGAGTTAAGGAAACGGTTCATTTTTGTTTTAGTCGCTTTTGCCGTTTTTTTATTTGGTTCATTCCTATTTGTACAGGAAATATACGAATGGCTGGTTCGGGATCTCAGTCATAACTTAGCTGTCTTAGGGCCAAGTGAAATTCTATGGGTCTATTTTACGATTGCAGGGGTCATTGCCATCGCACTGACTATTCCTATTGCAGCTTATCAAACGTGGCTGTTTGTAAAACCGGCATTAACCGATAAGGAACGGAAAACAGCGTTAGCGTACATTCCAGGATTGTTTACTTTATTTGCTGCAGGTCTATCATTCGGTTATTTTATCGTCTATCCGCTTGTCCTAAATTTTTTAATCTCTTTATCAGAAGGACATTTTGAAACCATGTTTACTGCAGAAAAGTACTTTAAATTTATGATCAATCTGACACTCCCGTTTGGATTGCTTTTTGAAATACCTTTAATAGCTATGTTTCTTACCTCAATTGGCGTCATTAATCCGATGCTGCTCTCTAAAGCAAGAAAGATCTCTTACTTTTCACTTACATTGATTGCTATTTTCATAACCCCCCCTGATCTTATTTCAGACATACTTGTTATTGTACCGTTATTCGTTTTATATGAAATCAGTGTGAGCTTATCTAAATTCGTTTATCGAAAAAAACAGCAAAAGCGATCTGAAACAATGATCCCATTGAAAAAAACTTCATAA
- a CDS encoding copper homeostasis protein CutC: MIIETIADSLEDAKIAQTAGADRIELVTGLMEGGLTPSYGLIRSVCSELTIPVNVMIRPHSRSFCYTEEDLNIMLEDIEICRNLGAAGVVFGALTQEKKIDEDKVIKLIQASKGLDITFHRAFDEVDHLFTALGVLQKYPEISRILTSGSKQKATEAIEELGQLADLSAGTGPSIMAGSGLTPQNLQAFLKKVNVREVHFGSGIRFESSYQNPIDPNKIKTIRKIVS, translated from the coding sequence ATGATTATCGAAACCATCGCTGATTCACTTGAAGATGCAAAAATCGCACAAACAGCTGGTGCCGATCGGATAGAATTAGTCACAGGATTGATGGAAGGAGGGCTTACGCCAAGCTATGGCTTAATTAGAAGTGTGTGCAGCGAGTTAACGATACCAGTGAATGTGATGATTCGCCCGCATAGCCGCAGCTTTTGTTATACAGAAGAAGACTTGAATATTATGTTAGAAGATATTGAGATTTGCCGCAATTTAGGGGCTGCTGGAGTTGTCTTTGGTGCTCTAACGCAAGAGAAGAAAATAGATGAGGATAAGGTAATTAAATTAATTCAAGCCTCAAAAGGGTTAGATATTACCTTCCACAGGGCATTTGACGAGGTTGATCATCTGTTCACGGCTTTAGGAGTTCTTCAAAAATACCCTGAGATATCTAGAATCCTCACATCCGGCAGCAAGCAAAAAGCTACAGAAGCGATCGAAGAGCTGGGTCAGCTTGCAGACCTTTCGGCAGGGACTGGACCCTCCATTATGGCAGGATCAGGATTAACACCTCAAAATTTGCAGGCATTCTTAAAAAAGGTAAACGTGAGAGAAGTACACTTTGGTTCAGGAATCCGTTTTGAATCAAGCTATCAGAACCCTATCGATCCCAATAAAATAAAAACAATCAGGAAAATCGTTTCATAA
- a CDS encoding MalY/PatB family protein, whose protein sequence is MQLEKFIDRRKTHSVKWYIEDQDIIPLCIADMDFQVSEEIVNAISQKAAHGIYGYSTFCERYYDAVQYWWKTQYSWELKREWISFSPGIIPGINLLLKTLTQPGDAVIVQDPVYYPFFSTIETQGCTILYNSLVCSNGSYEMDFEDFEEKASHPNTKIFILCSPHNPVGRVWTREELLKIGEICDKHGVFVISDEMHGDLTYAGYKHIPFATVHPNHLKFSITCAAPSKTFNIAGMQSSIFIIANRDVKEKYEALLTGYGLMRPNAFAVEGTIAAYYKGLPWLQKVRGYLEENLQYVCAYLKEHIPSIKVVKPEATHLIWLDCRDLGIPHEELHTFFLENARVRLDEGMKFGKGGYGFERINIACPREVLTEALLRMKAAVKGKEET, encoded by the coding sequence ATGCAGCTAGAAAAATTTATTGATCGAAGAAAAACACATTCTGTTAAATGGTACATAGAGGATCAAGATATTATTCCATTATGCATTGCAGATATGGATTTTCAAGTTTCAGAAGAAATCGTAAATGCCATAAGTCAAAAAGCAGCGCACGGAATATATGGCTATAGTACATTTTGTGAACGGTATTATGATGCTGTTCAGTATTGGTGGAAAACACAATACAGCTGGGAGTTAAAACGCGAGTGGATTTCTTTTAGCCCTGGAATTATTCCTGGAATAAATTTATTATTAAAAACATTAACACAGCCAGGTGATGCGGTAATCGTGCAAGATCCTGTCTATTATCCGTTCTTTTCTACAATTGAAACACAAGGCTGTACCATTTTATATAATTCTCTTGTCTGTTCGAATGGATCATATGAAATGGATTTTGAAGACTTTGAAGAAAAAGCATCACATCCCAATACGAAAATATTCATTTTGTGCAGCCCTCATAATCCAGTAGGAAGAGTTTGGACTCGTGAGGAATTGCTTAAAATTGGAGAAATTTGTGACAAACATGGTGTTTTTGTTATTTCGGATGAAATGCATGGAGATTTAACTTACGCAGGTTATAAACATATACCATTTGCAACCGTTCACCCAAACCATTTAAAGTTTTCTATTACATGTGCTGCACCAAGTAAAACTTTTAATATCGCGGGTATGCAAAGCTCTATTTTTATTATTGCGAATAGAGATGTGAAAGAAAAATATGAAGCCCTATTAACAGGATACGGTTTAATGCGTCCAAATGCCTTCGCAGTCGAAGGAACGATTGCTGCCTATTATAAGGGATTGCCATGGCTTCAAAAAGTAAGGGGTTATTTAGAAGAGAACCTTCAATATGTATGTGCTTATTTAAAAGAACATATTCCTTCTATTAAAGTGGTGAAACCTGAAGCGACTCATTTGATTTGGCTGGATTGCCGTGATCTTGGGATTCCGCACGAAGAGTTGCATACATTCTTTTTAGAAAATGCAAGAGTTCGCCTTGATGAAGGAATGAAATTCGGTAAAGGCGGGTATGGGTTTGAACGTATAAATATTGCATGTCCTCGTGAGGTTTTAACGGAAGCTTTACTTAGAATGAAAGCTGCTGTAAAAGGAAAAGAAGAAACCTGA
- a CDS encoding YetF domain-containing protein: MLLRMQNVWSVEEVKLGILESNGTISAQKK, translated from the coding sequence ATGTTGTTAAGAATGCAAAATGTCTGGTCGGTTGAAGAGGTAAAGCTAGGAATACTAGAATCTAATGGGACTATTTCAGCTCAAAAAAAATAA
- a CDS encoding dienelactone hydrolase family protein, translating into MFKIHKESNELIIVIHEIYGINKHMTDLCEVLSEQNFDVICPNLLEQEIPFDYFHEEEAYLHFMNNVGITNGFNKIKNILFDIKDEYSKIFIIGFSVGATISWLCSEIEFVDGIVGYYGSRIRDYVNISPKCPALLFFPQAEKSFNVHELISSLDKQGIDVHLCRGEHGFSDPYSHRYNEESDQYTFREILKFFRNN; encoded by the coding sequence ATGTTTAAAATCCACAAAGAATCAAATGAATTAATCATTGTCATTCACGAAATTTATGGAATTAACAAACATATGACGGATTTATGTGAAGTTTTATCAGAACAAAATTTTGATGTTATCTGTCCAAATTTATTAGAACAAGAAATACCTTTTGACTATTTTCATGAGGAAGAAGCTTACCTTCATTTTATGAATAATGTAGGTATCACAAATGGATTCAATAAAATAAAAAATATCTTATTTGATATTAAAGATGAGTACTCAAAAATATTTATTATTGGATTTAGTGTAGGGGCCACTATTTCTTGGTTATGCAGTGAGATAGAGTTTGTGGATGGTATTGTCGGATACTATGGTTCACGTATTAGAGACTATGTAAATATATCTCCAAAATGTCCAGCATTGCTGTTTTTTCCCCAAGCAGAAAAATCATTTAATGTTCATGAATTAATTTCAAGTTTAGATAAACAGGGTATAGATGTACATTTATGCAGGGGTGAACATGGATTTAGTGATCCTTACTCACATAGATACAATGAAGAATCAGATCAGTATACATTTAGAGAAATATTGAAATTTTTTAGAAATAACTGA
- the rpsN gene encoding 30S ribosomal protein S14 — translation MAKKSKVAKEKKRQALVEKYRELRIELKQNGDFEALRKLPRDSSPTRLKNRCEVTGRPRGYLRKFKLSRIAFREYAHKGQIPGVKKASW, via the coding sequence GTGGCAAAAAAGTCGAAAGTTGCAAAAGAGAAAAAACGTCAGGCATTAGTTGAGAAATATAGAGAATTACGAATTGAGCTGAAACAAAATGGAGATTTTGAAGCTCTTAGAAAGCTGCCTCGAGACTCATCGCCAACACGTTTAAAAAACAGATGTGAAGTAACTGGAAGACCGAGAGGATACTTAAGAAAATTTAAACTTTCCAGAATTGCTTTCAGAGAATATGCTCACAAGGGTCAGATTCCAGGAGTGAAAAAAGCCAGCTGGTAA